The genomic interval CGACCACCGTCGACCAGACGATCCCGGAGCTGGTCTTCCCGGTCAACCTCGGCGACGGCGCCACCATCGACGTGGCGGCCACCGGACCTGCACGCCAGCAGCTCGCCAGGGGCATCGGGATCCTCTGGAGGCTCGGCTTCGACTTCCCGGCGGGAAACCGGAGCCGCTTCGGGTTGACGGTCACCGTCCACAGCTGCCAGTCGCTGCCGGGGGAGTGCGACGACATTCGCAAGGGGGTCGAGCAGGCACGGGCCTACCCCCAGCTGGACTACGGAAGCTGCACGGTGGTGGTGGACGAGGCGGCGACCGCGGCGACCGCGGCGGCGCTCGAGGTCACCGTAGACCGGTGGTCCGCCGCGGTCCTGGCGCACGAGCTGGTCCACTGCGACGGGCACGACCGCGAGGACGTCGCCGAGTCGAGGGGGGCCCTCTGGGTCGGCCGCCGCCTCGGCGACCAGCGCATCGTGCGGGAGGCGCTCAGGTCCATCAAGTTCGACATCGACGAGGACGGGAGATGGAGGGAGTGACCGGGCGGTCCCGGGACGCCGAACGGCCCCCGGGCTCATGACCTCCATGGCAAGGGCCCGGGAGGCCGCGGCGTCGGCTGCGGGGCGGGGAAGCGGCATGGAGGGTGCGGGGCCGGGATCCGGGTCCGGGGTCCGGGAGCCTCAAGGAGCGCGGCAATGGTCCGCGGCTGCGCGGGCAGACGCTAAAGCTTGTGATTTACCTGGCGGGGCTGTTTGCGCGGCCCTAATCACGCTTGTCGCGCAGGTGACGGCCCATAACCACGCGGAGCACCTGATTCGTGCCCTCATATATTTGTGTGATTTTCGCGTCGCGCATCATGCGCTCCACCGGGTACTCCCGCACGTAGCCGTAGCCGCCGAGCAGCTGGACCGCGTCGGTGGTGACCTGCATGGCCACGTCGGAGGCGAAGCACTTGGACGCGGCCGAGAAGAACAGCAGGTCGGTGTCGCCCCGGTCGGCCTTGGCGGCGGCCGTGTAGATGAGGGCGCGGGCCGCCTCGACCTGCATCGCCATGTCGGCCAGCATGAACTGGATGCCCTGGAAGTCGGCGATCCGGGAGCCGAACTGCTCGCGCTCCTTGACGTAGCCGAGGGCGTAGTCGAGCGCGCCCTGGGCGATGCCGAGCGCCTGGGCGCCGATGGTGATCCGGCTGTGCTCGAGCGCCCTGAGCGCGAGCTTGAAGCCGGTCCCCTCCTCGCCGAGCCGGTTGGCGGCGGGCACCTGCACGTCGTTGCAGATCACCTCGGTCGTGGGTGACCCGCGGATGCCGAGCTTGTCCTCGTGCTTGCCGATCTCGAGGCCCGGCATGGTGCCCTCGAGCACGAACGCGCTGATCCCTCGCGACCCGGCCGACGGGTCGGTGACTGCGTAGTAGACGTAGAGCTTGCTGACGCCGCCGCCGGTGATGAACCGCTTCGTGCCGTTGATCACGTAGTCGTCGCCGTCGCGGACCGCCCGCGACGCCATCGCAGCGGCGTCCGACCCGGAGCCGGGCTCGGTCAGGCAGTAGGAGATCATCGCGGTGCCGTCGGCGATCAGAGGCAGGAAGCGCTGCTTCTGCTCCTCGCTGCCGGCGAACAGGATCGGCAGGGTGCCGAGCTTGTTGACGGCCGGGATCAGCGAGGTGCTGGCGCACACCCGGGCCAGCTCCTCGATGAGCAGCGAGTGGGTGACCGCGTCGGCGCCGGCGCCGCCGTACTCCTCGGGGATGTTGATGCCGGTCAGGCCGCTGGCCTTCAGCACCTCGTAGTTGTCCCAGGGGAACTCGGCCGTACGGTCGATCTCGGCCGCCCGCTCGGTGAACTTGTCCTCGAACAGCCGCCGCCACTCCTTGCGGAACAGCTTCTGGTCCTCGGTGAGCGTGAACGCCTCGGACATGCCAGACCTCCTCGATGCCGTGGCCGCGGCAGCCGCCCGGCAAGCATCCCGGCGCCGGCGCCTCCATCATTCTATCGGCGGTCCACGCCGACCCATGCGCCGGCAATGCATGAAATGGTTCCAGCCTTGGAGCGGCTGGCCTTCCGCGGCGCGGACGGCTACGCTTCGCGGAAACCATCAGCTACCAGCAGATGCCAGCACAGCGAGGAAGGGTGCACCGTGACCGACAGTTCGTCCATCCCCAGCTCCACGGCGCCGACCGAGATCAACACCGGGGTTCCTCACACGGCTCGGGTCTGGAACTACTGGCTGGGCGGCAAGGACAACTTCCCCGCCGACCGCGAGGCCGGTGACGAGGTTCGTGCCTTCATCCCCGACATCGTCGACTCCGCCCGCGCCGACCGGGCGTTCCTCGGCCGCGCCGTCCGGTACCTTGCCGGCGAGGCGGGCATCCGCCAGTTCCTCGACATCGGCACCGGCATTCCCACCGCGAACAACACCCACGAGGTCGCCCAACGGATGGCGCCGGAGTCCCGCATCGTCTACGTCGACAACGACCCGATCGTGCTTGCGCACGCCCGCGCCCTGCTCACCAGCACCCCACAGGGTGTCACCGACTACATCGACGCCGACGCGCGCGACACCGACAAGATCTTGCAGGCCGCCGCCAAGACGCTGGACTTCGACCAGCCGGTCGCGCTCATGCTGCTGGGGATCTTGAACCACATCATCGACGACGACGAGGCGCACGCGATCGTCAACCGGCTCCTGGACGCGGTACCTTCCGGCAGCTACCTGGTGATCGGCCACCCCACCAAAGAGGTCCACGGCGAAGCGATGGCCGAGGCCATGCGGCTGTGGAACGAGCGGGGTGGAACCCCGATCATCGACCGCAGCCGCCAGGAGCTGGCTCGGTTCTTCGACCGCCTGGAGCTGCTGGAGCCCGGCGTGGTCTCGTGTTCGCGGTGGCGACCCGACCCCGCCGACGCCGACGCCGCCGAGGTGTCTGAATTCTGTGCAGTCGGGCGAAAGCCCTGACCAACGGTTCCACCTCCGCGACCATCACACGTTGACTGGGTTCGGAGCCGGCCGAGCAGAGGGATGAGCCCGGCGAGGATGAGCAGGGCGCCGACCGACCGCACGAGGCGGTTCGATTCCCGGGTCGGGGTTCTCCCACGCCGCCTTCGGGTTCTCGCACGCCTCCTTCAGGGTTGCCCCCGAGGCGACTGCATGTTTGGTCTCCTCGGGGGCAACCCTGAAGGAGTTCTGGCCGACTGGTCGAGGAGGTACCATGGCGGACGCGGCGATCGGAACAAGGGCCCGCAGGCAAGCCGGGCGGCAGTGGCTGCGCGTCTTCCTTTCCGGCCTGGTGCTGTGGGTGGCCACCGTGGCGGTCACCTTCTG from Actinomycetes bacterium carries:
- a CDS encoding acyl-CoA dehydrogenase family protein → MSEAFTLTEDQKLFRKEWRRLFEDKFTERAAEIDRTAEFPWDNYEVLKASGLTGINIPEEYGGAGADAVTHSLLIEELARVCASTSLIPAVNKLGTLPILFAGSEEQKQRFLPLIADGTAMISYCLTEPGSGSDAAAMASRAVRDGDDYVINGTKRFITGGGVSKLYVYYAVTDPSAGSRGISAFVLEGTMPGLEIGKHEDKLGIRGSPTTEVICNDVQVPAANRLGEEGTGFKLALRALEHSRITIGAQALGIAQGALDYALGYVKEREQFGSRIADFQGIQFMLADMAMQVEAARALIYTAAAKADRGDTDLLFFSAASKCFASDVAMQVTTDAVQLLGGYGYVREYPVERMMRDAKITQIYEGTNQVLRVVMGRHLRDKRD
- a CDS encoding SAM-dependent methyltransferase translates to MPSSTAPTEINTGVPHTARVWNYWLGGKDNFPADREAGDEVRAFIPDIVDSARADRAFLGRAVRYLAGEAGIRQFLDIGTGIPTANNTHEVAQRMAPESRIVYVDNDPIVLAHARALLTSTPQGVTDYIDADARDTDKILQAAAKTLDFDQPVALMLLGILNHIIDDDEAHAIVNRLLDAVPSGSYLVIGHPTKEVHGEAMAEAMRLWNERGGTPIIDRSRQELARFFDRLELLEPGVVSCSRWRPDPADADAAEVSEFCAVGRKP